In Dysgonomonadaceae bacterium zrk40, one genomic interval encodes:
- a CDS encoding serine kinase: MKTNLRLLAKELGLTCLAGDAFLDRTIEGAYVSDLLSDVMGKANAGMIWITSQVHRNIVAVSSLKELSAIIVVNERPVDPVVLAHAEEEEVVILSSGLPAFETAGLAFNLINDN, from the coding sequence ATGAAAACGAATCTTAGGCTGCTCGCCAAGGAGCTCGGTCTGACTTGCCTGGCAGGAGATGCTTTCCTCGACCGGACAATTGAAGGGGCATACGTCTCCGACCTGTTAAGCGACGTGATGGGGAAGGCAAACGCTGGGATGATATGGATCACCTCGCAAGTGCATCGTAACATCGTGGCGGTCTCCTCCCTCAAGGAATTGAGTGCCATCATCGTGGTAAATGAACGCCCGGTGGATCCGGTGGTGCTTGCACATGCCGAAGAGGAAGAGGTGGTGATACTCTCTTCGGGGTTGCCCGCTTTCGAGACGGCAGGTTTGGCATTTAACTTGATAAATGATAATTGA
- the hydE gene encoding [FeFe] hydrogenase H-cluster radical SAM maturase HydE — MSEVRGHGELSFEQIVSFLKAEGEQEKELFLHAAAVKQINVGINVYLRGLIELSNICEKDCYYCGIRCSNREVHRYTLTHEEAINSIRFAHEKGFGSVAIQSGEIASPAFTEKIDRIVRDAQKVTGGEIGITLSCGEQTEETYRRWFESGAERYLLRIETSSEKLYRQLHPDDGKHSYTDRIRALEALKKTGYQTGTGVMIGLPFQTVEDLADDLLFMQQMDIDMCGMGPYIEHAATPLWEERHRLPPLGKRLRLSLRMIALLRILMPDINIAATTALQAIDKGGREEAISVGANVLMPNITPARYRDDYFLYENKPLSARNDEEELDYLDERLQAIGHRIGYHHKGNSPRYGKRANALQ; from the coding sequence ATGAGTGAAGTGAGGGGGCATGGTGAGCTGTCGTTCGAACAGATTGTATCTTTCCTCAAAGCAGAGGGTGAGCAAGAAAAGGAGCTGTTCCTTCACGCAGCAGCAGTGAAACAGATAAACGTGGGCATCAATGTCTACCTGCGGGGATTGATCGAACTCTCCAACATCTGTGAAAAAGATTGCTACTACTGCGGCATCCGCTGCTCCAATAGGGAGGTACACCGCTATACCCTTACCCATGAAGAGGCAATCAATTCCATCCGCTTCGCACATGAAAAGGGATTCGGCTCAGTAGCCATCCAGTCGGGTGAGATTGCCTCACCCGCTTTCACGGAAAAGATCGACCGGATTGTTCGCGACGCACAAAAAGTTACCGGTGGCGAGATCGGCATCACCCTCTCCTGTGGTGAACAAACTGAAGAGACCTACCGCCGATGGTTTGAGAGCGGTGCCGAGCGCTACCTGCTCCGCATCGAGACATCGAGCGAAAAACTATACCGGCAGCTGCACCCGGATGATGGGAAACACAGCTACACCGATCGCATCCGGGCACTGGAGGCGCTCAAAAAAACAGGCTACCAGACCGGGACAGGCGTCATGATCGGGCTCCCCTTCCAGACAGTGGAGGATCTTGCGGACGACCTGCTCTTTATGCAACAGATGGATATCGACATGTGCGGCATGGGGCCCTACATAGAGCATGCAGCGACCCCTCTCTGGGAGGAACGCCACCGGTTACCACCTCTCGGCAAACGCCTACGACTCTCGCTGCGGATGATCGCCCTGCTGCGCATCCTGATGCCCGACATCAACATCGCCGCCACCACGGCCCTGCAGGCCATTGACAAGGGAGGACGGGAAGAGGCGATAAGTGTCGGTGCCAACGTGCTGATGCCCAACATCACACCGGCACGCTACCGGGATGATTACTTCCTCTATGAAAACAAGCCCCTCTCCGCCAGGAACGACGAAGAGGAGCTTGATTATCTGGATGAAAGGCTACAGGCCATCGGCCACCGGATTGGTTACCACCACAAAGGCAACTCCCCCCGTTACGGAAAGAGAGCGAACGCTTTGCAATAG
- a CDS encoding (2Fe-2S) ferredoxin domain-containing protein encodes MEKRTGIKTLADLKRIQEEVSRRISLRDKAENPESLVQVKVAMATCGIASGAKEVMEYFVLELDKRGIDAVVTQTGCMGYCFAEPTVEITLPGREPMVFGDVNPKRADEIIERYIKNGELVDGIIPQNYNTIES; translated from the coding sequence ATGGAAAAAAGAACCGGAATTAAAACACTTGCCGACCTGAAACGAATACAGGAGGAGGTGAGCAGACGCATCAGCCTGCGTGACAAGGCTGAAAATCCCGAGTCACTGGTACAGGTGAAGGTGGCGATGGCTACCTGCGGAATCGCTTCAGGAGCCAAGGAGGTGATGGAGTACTTCGTCCTGGAACTCGATAAGCGGGGCATCGATGCGGTGGTGACCCAAACGGGCTGCATGGGCTACTGCTTTGCGGAGCCAACCGTGGAAATCACACTCCCCGGAAGGGAGCCCATGGTCTTCGGCGATGTGAACCCGAAGAGAGCGGATGAGATCATCGAACGTTACATCAAGAACGGTGAGCTGGTAGATGGCATCATCCCCCAGAACTACAACACGATTGAATCTTAA
- a CDS encoding 4Fe-4S binding protein, giving the protein MSQFKMHLLVCAGTGCHSSQSDLVYEMLRDEVLRKRLEGEVQIIRTGCFGFCEKGPIVKVLPDNTFYTQVKPSDAREIIDEHLIKGRRVERLLYLDPETDEHVLDSKHMGFYKKQLRIALRNCGTIDPENIDESIARNAYQALGKVITEQTPQETVDLIKRSGLRGRGGAGFPTGLKWEIASRNTADQKYVVCNADEGDPGAFMDRSILEGDPHSVLEAMAICGYCIGATKGLIYIRAEYPLAIRRLKVAIAQAREYGLLGDQIFGTPFSFDISLKYGAGAFVCGEETALIHSMEGKRGEPANKPPFPAQSGYLGKPTNVNNVETLANIPVIILKGAEWFSAIGTEKSKGTKVFALAGKINNVGLIEVPMGITLREIIYEIGGGIKNNKKFKAVQTGGPSGGCLTEKHLDTPIDYESLTAAGSMMGSGGMIVLDEDDCMVSVAKFYLDFIVEESCGRCAPCRIGNKRLYETLDKITQGKGKQEDIEKLRNLSQVIKDTSLCGLGQTSPNPVLSTLDNFMHEYMEHVHDKKCRSGKCQNLLYYVIDDEDCVGCMACVRVCPVNAITGAKKQTHYIHQDKCIKCGACMEKCQFDAISLVNDYPREAPVMADA; this is encoded by the coding sequence ATGAGTCAATTTAAAATGCATTTACTGGTTTGTGCCGGCACCGGCTGCCACTCCTCTCAGAGTGACCTTGTGTATGAGATGTTGCGCGATGAGGTGCTGCGGAAACGGCTGGAGGGAGAGGTGCAGATCATCCGCACCGGCTGTTTCGGTTTCTGTGAGAAGGGACCCATCGTGAAGGTACTGCCCGACAATACGTTCTATACTCAGGTGAAGCCCTCCGATGCGAGGGAGATCATTGACGAGCACCTGATCAAGGGGCGTCGCGTGGAGCGGTTGCTCTACCTCGATCCCGAGACCGATGAGCATGTGCTGGATTCGAAGCACATGGGTTTCTACAAGAAACAGTTGCGCATCGCGCTTCGCAACTGCGGTACCATCGACCCGGAGAACATCGACGAATCGATTGCCCGCAACGCTTATCAGGCGCTGGGTAAGGTGATTACCGAACAGACCCCGCAGGAGACAGTCGACTTGATCAAGCGCTCCGGACTACGCGGACGGGGTGGTGCCGGCTTTCCCACCGGCCTGAAGTGGGAGATTGCCAGCCGCAACACTGCCGACCAAAAGTATGTGGTCTGCAACGCCGATGAGGGGGACCCCGGTGCATTCATGGACCGCTCCATCCTGGAAGGCGATCCTCACTCAGTGCTGGAGGCGATGGCGATTTGTGGCTATTGCATTGGTGCCACCAAGGGGTTGATCTACATTCGTGCCGAATACCCGTTGGCCATCCGGCGTCTGAAGGTGGCCATCGCACAGGCGCGCGAATATGGCTTGTTGGGTGACCAGATTTTCGGCACACCCTTCAGCTTCGATATCAGCCTCAAGTATGGTGCCGGTGCCTTTGTCTGCGGTGAGGAGACCGCCCTGATTCACTCCATGGAAGGTAAGCGGGGTGAACCGGCCAATAAACCCCCATTCCCCGCACAAAGCGGCTACCTGGGCAAGCCCACCAACGTCAACAACGTGGAGACACTGGCCAATATACCGGTGATCATCCTGAAGGGTGCCGAATGGTTTTCCGCCATCGGCACGGAGAAGTCGAAGGGCACCAAGGTGTTTGCCCTGGCGGGCAAGATCAACAACGTAGGACTCATCGAAGTACCTATGGGTATCACCCTGCGTGAGATCATCTACGAGATTGGCGGCGGCATCAAGAACAACAAGAAGTTCAAGGCTGTTCAGACCGGCGGACCCTCCGGCGGATGTCTCACAGAGAAGCATCTCGATACCCCCATCGACTATGAGAGCCTCACCGCGGCCGGCTCCATGATGGGCTCCGGCGGCATGATCGTGCTCGACGAGGATGACTGCATGGTCTCTGTGGCCAAGTTCTACCTCGACTTCATCGTAGAGGAGTCCTGCGGGCGCTGTGCCCCCTGCCGCATCGGCAACAAACGTCTCTATGAAACGCTGGACAAGATCACCCAGGGTAAAGGGAAACAGGAGGATATCGAAAAGCTGCGCAACCTGAGCCAGGTCATCAAGGATACCTCCCTTTGCGGACTGGGGCAGACTTCACCCAATCCGGTGCTCTCCACGCTCGACAATTTCATGCATGAATACATGGAGCATGTGCACGACAAGAAATGCCGCTCAGGCAAATGTCAGAACCTGCTCTATTACGTCATTGATGATGAAGACTGTGTCGGCTGCATGGCCTGTGTGCGGGTTTGTCCCGTCAACGCTATTACCGGTGCAAAGAAACAGACTCACTATATTCATCAGGATAAATGCATCAAGTGCGGTGCCTGTATGGAGAAGTGCCAGTTTGACGCCATCAGCCTGGTGAACGATTATCCCAGGGAAGCACCGGTGATGGCAGACGCATAG
- a CDS encoding iron hydrogenase small subunit: MIRLTIDKKTVEVEPGTTILKAARKVGVEIPTLCHFELCDMGIENKPGGCRICVVEVEGRRNLAPSCMTEAQEGMVINTHNIRVLNARTTVLKLIISDHPFDCLVCAKSGDCELQDLARQFGIRTVPYGGEQSHYRKDTSPSIIRDVDKCIMCRRCEMMCNEVQTVGALSAVNRGFMSVVAPAFEMNLEDSPCTYCGQCVSVCPTGALTEVDHTNDIIRALSDPKKTVVVQTAPAVRAALGELFGLEPGTLVTGKMVSALRELGFDHVFDTDFSADLTIMEEGTELLQRLRGHLAGDPNVRLPILTSCCPGWVNFFEHNFPDLLDVPSTAKSPQQMFGAIAKSWFADRIGVNRKDLVVVSIMPCLAKKYECQRDEFSVDGNPDVDYSISTRELAAFIKQANIDFLNLPEDDFDDPLGESSGAGVIFGNTGGVIEAACRTAYELHTGKTLKKVEFEVLRGMEGIRSATVDFDGLPLHIGIAHGLGNARKLLDEVREGHSQYHAIEIMACPGGCIGGGGQPYHHGKSEILARRAAAIYSEDECKTIRKSHENPSIIRLYREFLGEPGNHKAHSLLHTEYFPKTNEVTINMQS, from the coding sequence ATGATACGATTGACAATAGATAAGAAAACGGTTGAGGTGGAACCGGGAACGACCATCCTGAAAGCAGCCCGAAAGGTGGGCGTGGAGATTCCAACACTCTGCCATTTCGAACTGTGCGACATGGGCATCGAGAACAAGCCGGGCGGATGCCGCATCTGCGTGGTGGAGGTCGAGGGACGCCGCAACCTGGCGCCCTCCTGCATGACCGAGGCACAGGAGGGAATGGTTATCAACACGCATAACATACGGGTACTCAACGCACGGACCACTGTGTTGAAACTGATTATCTCCGATCATCCGTTCGACTGCCTGGTCTGCGCCAAGTCGGGTGACTGCGAACTGCAGGATCTGGCCCGTCAGTTTGGCATCCGCACCGTGCCCTACGGCGGGGAACAATCGCACTACCGCAAAGACACCTCCCCCTCCATCATCCGCGATGTGGATAAGTGCATCATGTGCCGACGCTGTGAGATGATGTGCAACGAGGTCCAGACGGTGGGAGCCCTCTCGGCGGTGAATCGGGGCTTCATGTCGGTAGTAGCTCCCGCCTTTGAGATGAACCTGGAGGACTCTCCCTGCACCTACTGCGGCCAGTGTGTATCAGTGTGTCCCACTGGTGCGCTCACCGAGGTGGACCACACCAACGACATCATCCGTGCCCTGAGTGACCCGAAAAAGACGGTAGTGGTGCAGACCGCTCCGGCGGTGCGTGCCGCCCTGGGTGAGCTCTTCGGCCTGGAGCCGGGCACTCTCGTCACCGGCAAAATGGTCTCGGCGTTGCGCGAGCTGGGTTTCGACCATGTGTTCGACACCGATTTCAGTGCCGACCTCACCATTATGGAGGAGGGCACGGAGCTGCTACAGCGACTTCGCGGCCATCTGGCGGGCGACCCCAATGTGCGGCTGCCGATTCTCACCTCCTGCTGCCCCGGATGGGTCAATTTCTTTGAGCACAACTTCCCTGACCTGCTCGATGTTCCCTCCACCGCCAAGTCGCCGCAGCAGATGTTCGGCGCCATTGCCAAGAGTTGGTTTGCCGACAGGATAGGGGTGAACCGCAAGGATCTGGTTGTGGTCTCCATCATGCCCTGTCTGGCGAAGAAGTATGAGTGTCAGCGCGATGAGTTTAGCGTGGATGGCAACCCCGATGTGGACTACTCTATCTCCACGCGTGAGCTGGCCGCCTTCATCAAGCAGGCCAATATCGACTTCCTGAACCTGCCGGAAGATGATTTCGACGATCCGCTGGGTGAATCCTCCGGAGCCGGTGTCATCTTCGGCAACACGGGAGGGGTGATCGAAGCTGCCTGCCGCACCGCATATGAGCTGCACACCGGCAAGACGCTCAAGAAGGTGGAGTTTGAAGTGCTGCGCGGCATGGAAGGGATTCGTTCCGCCACGGTCGATTTCGACGGCTTGCCCCTGCATATCGGCATTGCCCACGGACTGGGCAACGCCCGCAAACTGCTCGATGAGGTACGCGAGGGTCATTCACAATACCATGCCATTGAGATCATGGCCTGCCCCGGTGGCTGTATCGGCGGTGGGGGACAGCCTTACCACCATGGCAAGAGTGAGATACTGGCACGCCGCGCGGCAGCCATCTACAGCGAGGATGAGTGCAAGACCATCCGCAAGTCGCACGAGAACCCATCCATCATTCGACTCTATCGGGAGTTCCTGGGTGAACCGGGCAACCACAAGGCGCATAGCCTGCTGCACACGGAGTATTTCCCGAAGACCAACGAGGTGACCATCAATATGCAGAGTTAA
- a CDS encoding PHP domain-containing protein yields MPWYNADLHIHTCLSPCGSLEMSPRRIIARACERGLQVIAITDHNSTRNVQVCMECGAAADIMVIPGCEVNTQEEVHCLCYFPHLEALEQFQEYLDRQIFDIPHDAGRFGYQVAVNADEQIVFEESRSLFTGIRDGIEALEKVVHDLGGVFVPAHIDRQVYGLLSQLGFIPQELACDALELSRRITPVAFIRSHPELEGRGFLQSSDAHRPEDIGSLHTRFQMEQAGWDYFRKALLEQRFEAMNVPPVKKDGGW; encoded by the coding sequence ATGCCCTGGTACAACGCCGATCTGCACATCCACACCTGTCTGTCGCCCTGCGGCAGCCTGGAGATGAGTCCCCGCCGCATTATTGCCCGTGCTTGCGAGCGTGGATTGCAGGTGATTGCCATCACCGATCATAACAGCACCCGCAACGTGCAGGTATGTATGGAGTGCGGTGCTGCCGCCGACATCATGGTGATCCCCGGTTGTGAGGTCAACACGCAGGAGGAGGTGCACTGTCTTTGCTACTTTCCTCACCTGGAGGCGCTGGAGCAGTTCCAGGAATACCTCGACCGGCAGATCTTCGACATCCCCCACGATGCGGGACGCTTTGGATACCAGGTGGCAGTCAATGCCGATGAGCAGATTGTGTTTGAAGAGTCCCGTTCGCTCTTCACCGGTATCCGTGACGGGATTGAGGCACTGGAAAAGGTGGTGCACGACCTCGGGGGGGTGTTTGTGCCGGCGCACATAGACCGGCAGGTATATGGTCTCCTTAGCCAACTTGGTTTCATCCCGCAAGAGCTGGCATGTGATGCACTAGAACTGTCGCGAAGGATCACCCCCGTCGCGTTTATCAGAAGTCATCCGGAGTTGGAGGGAAGAGGTTTTCTGCAGAGTTCCGATGCGCACCGTCCGGAGGATATTGGGTCTCTGCACACCCGTTTTCAGATGGAGCAAGCCGGGTGGGATTACTTTAGAAAAGCGCTCTTGGAGCAACGCTTTGAAGCGATGAATGTGCCACCAGTTAAAAAAGATGGTGGATGGTAA
- the hydF gene encoding [FeFe] hydrogenase H-cluster maturation GTPase HydF, protein MIVNTLHIGIFGRRNTGKSTLINWLTGQEVSLVSPMPGTTTDPVKKSLEIPGIGAVVLIDTAGIDDLGELGAQRIRRSREVISRVDCALLLIAGNQFGEYEVQLIGQFNELNLPYLILHNKNDINKIATITETVIRHHSSAEIIDLHTGDESHRREVVEAMKRIIPETTPGNNSLMGDLVKPGEVVLMITPIDSEAPEGRLILPQNQAIRDALDHDCITVVLKETELPAFMDKGIKPALAITDSQVFGEVAQRLPEEVPLTSFSILFARQKGDFESFLRGTPHISKLQEGDHVLLLESCTHQSSCDDIGRVKIPRLMQAFTGLSLHFTVVSGLSPLPSDIRRYALVIQCGGCMVTRRQLINRLRPFIDAGIPVTNYGMTLAYMNGIFERATAMLRNRKEKSKIKPQKEQQRSIFNDCNDINEWRDE, encoded by the coding sequence ATGATTGTAAACACGCTCCATATAGGTATCTTCGGCCGGAGGAACACCGGCAAAAGCACCCTGATCAACTGGCTCACCGGACAGGAAGTATCACTCGTTTCACCGATGCCCGGCACCACCACCGATCCGGTGAAGAAATCGCTTGAGATACCGGGCATCGGCGCGGTGGTGCTGATTGACACCGCCGGTATTGATGATCTTGGGGAGCTCGGGGCACAACGCATCCGCCGGTCACGGGAAGTGATCAGCAGGGTGGACTGTGCCCTCCTGCTGATTGCGGGGAACCAGTTCGGTGAGTATGAGGTGCAGCTGATCGGTCAGTTCAATGAGTTGAATCTCCCCTATCTGATCCTGCACAACAAGAATGACATCAACAAGATCGCCACCATCACGGAAACAGTGATCCGGCATCACTCATCGGCGGAGATCATCGACCTGCATACCGGCGATGAGTCTCACAGGAGGGAGGTTGTGGAAGCGATGAAGCGCATCATCCCTGAAACGACACCAGGGAATAACTCGTTGATGGGCGACCTGGTGAAGCCCGGGGAGGTGGTGCTGATGATCACCCCCATTGACAGCGAGGCACCGGAAGGACGTCTCATCCTGCCTCAAAACCAGGCGATTCGTGATGCCCTGGACCATGACTGCATCACCGTGGTGTTGAAGGAAACCGAGCTGCCAGCCTTCATGGACAAAGGCATCAAGCCTGCCCTTGCAATCACCGACAGCCAGGTCTTCGGTGAGGTTGCACAGCGGTTACCGGAGGAGGTCCCGCTCACCAGCTTCAGTATCCTTTTTGCCCGACAGAAAGGTGATTTCGAGTCCTTTCTGAGGGGGACACCGCACATCTCCAAGCTACAGGAGGGAGATCATGTACTTTTACTGGAAAGTTGCACCCACCAAAGTAGCTGCGACGACATCGGCAGGGTGAAAATCCCGCGACTGATGCAGGCATTCACCGGGCTCTCGCTGCACTTCACCGTGGTCTCAGGCCTCTCACCTCTACCCTCCGACATAAGGAGATATGCGCTGGTGATTCAGTGCGGGGGATGCATGGTGACCCGCAGGCAGCTGATCAACCGACTACGTCCGTTCATCGATGCCGGGATCCCGGTGACCAACTATGGCATGACACTGGCTTATATGAATGGGATCTTCGAACGGGCAACAGCGATGTTGAGAAACAGAAAGGAAAAGAGCAAAATAAAGCCACAGAAGGAGCAACAGAGATCGATCTTCAATGACTGCAACGACATCAATGAATGGAGGGATGAGTGA
- the hydG gene encoding [FeFe] hydrogenase H-cluster radical SAM maturase HydG, protein MKFRPESYRIPDEPMKPFIDPEEIWELLNRPASSDREVEQVIARSLDKHRLTLAEVATLLNAETQQQTELIKEGARELKRKIYGNRVVLFAPLYVGNKCSNDCTYCGFRASNKAQVRKTLTGKELVKEIEALEDNGQKRLILVYGEHAEYDPDYIAETVRTAYRVKKGNGEIRRVNINAAPLTIEGFRTVKEAGIGTYQIFQETYHPEAYKLYHLRGKKADYENRLTSLDRAQEAGLDDVGIGALFGLYDWRFEVMALVRHTNHLEACYNVGPHTISFPRIKDASMLHLGDRYFVSDADFSRLVAILRLAVPYTGMILTAREPAALRDELLQFGVSQIDGGTRIELGSYTEKEQPHDLNKGQFMIHDDRSLNEIIEELLAQDMLPSFCTACYRLGRTGEHFMEFSVPGFIKRFCTPNAMLTLAEYLVDYATEKTARKGWEVIEQNMHQLNEKVAGEVRERIEKIKQGERDLYF, encoded by the coding sequence GTGAAATTCAGACCTGAATCATACCGCATACCGGATGAACCGATGAAACCTTTCATCGACCCGGAAGAGATATGGGAGCTGCTCAACCGTCCGGCTTCCAGCGACAGGGAAGTGGAGCAGGTGATAGCCCGCTCACTCGACAAACATCGCCTCACCCTTGCAGAAGTGGCTACCCTTCTGAATGCTGAAACACAACAGCAGACAGAGCTCATCAAAGAGGGTGCCCGTGAGCTGAAACGCAAAATCTACGGCAACCGCGTGGTGCTCTTTGCACCTCTCTACGTAGGCAACAAATGCTCAAACGATTGTACCTATTGCGGCTTTCGCGCTTCCAACAAGGCGCAGGTGCGAAAGACACTGACCGGCAAGGAACTGGTGAAAGAGATCGAGGCCCTCGAAGATAACGGTCAGAAGAGACTGATCCTGGTTTACGGTGAGCACGCCGAGTATGATCCGGACTATATCGCGGAGACTGTTCGTACCGCCTACCGGGTGAAGAAGGGAAACGGCGAGATACGGCGGGTGAACATCAATGCCGCACCCCTCACCATCGAAGGGTTCCGCACCGTGAAGGAGGCGGGCATCGGCACCTACCAGATCTTCCAGGAGACCTACCACCCGGAGGCTTACAAACTATACCACCTGCGGGGAAAGAAAGCGGACTACGAGAACCGCCTCACCTCACTCGATAGGGCCCAGGAGGCGGGATTGGATGATGTGGGTATTGGGGCACTCTTCGGTCTCTACGACTGGCGTTTTGAGGTGATGGCGCTGGTGCGTCACACCAATCATCTGGAGGCCTGCTACAACGTGGGACCCCATACCATCTCCTTCCCGCGCATCAAGGATGCCTCCATGCTGCACCTGGGCGACCGCTACTTCGTGTCGGATGCAGATTTCTCGCGACTGGTGGCCATCCTCCGACTGGCAGTACCCTATACCGGCATGATCCTCACCGCACGTGAACCCGCAGCACTGCGCGACGAGCTCCTGCAGTTTGGCGTTTCACAGATTGACGGTGGCACCCGCATCGAGCTGGGGAGTTATACCGAGAAGGAACAGCCCCACGACCTCAACAAGGGGCAGTTCATGATTCACGACGACCGCTCCCTGAATGAAATCATCGAGGAACTGCTGGCGCAGGATATGCTGCCCTCCTTCTGTACCGCCTGTTACCGCCTGGGACGCACCGGTGAACATTTCATGGAGTTCTCGGTACCGGGCTTCATCAAACGGTTCTGTACCCCCAACGCGATGCTCACGCTGGCCGAGTACCTGGTAGATTATGCCACCGAAAAAACTGCCCGGAAGGGATGGGAGGTGATTGAACAAAACATGCATCAACTGAATGAAAAGGTGGCAGGTGAAGTACGCGAAAGAATTGAAAAGATCAAACAGGGGGAGAGGGATTTGTATTTTTAG
- the nuoE gene encoding NADH-quinone oxidoreductase subunit NuoE, with protein MNQKINLAPEVLAYMEKLNGSDGVEVVVNLPKEKVEQINEICNSFDNDPQELINVLHETQHLFGYLPAEVQDVIAHNLHVSVAHIYGVVTFYSYFTMIPRGEHPISVCTGTACYVRGAEKVLEEFKKELNIKVGETTPDGRFSINCLRCVGACGLAPVVLVGEKVYGRVSPDGVKAILAEYNK; from the coding sequence ATGAACCAGAAAATAAATTTAGCTCCCGAGGTGCTGGCCTACATGGAGAAGTTAAACGGAAGCGATGGTGTGGAGGTGGTTGTCAACCTCCCGAAAGAGAAGGTTGAACAGATCAATGAGATCTGCAACTCGTTCGACAATGATCCCCAGGAGCTGATCAACGTGCTGCACGAGACGCAGCACCTGTTCGGTTACCTGCCTGCGGAGGTACAGGATGTGATTGCCCACAACCTCCATGTTTCGGTGGCACACATCTATGGTGTGGTCACCTTCTACTCCTACTTCACGATGATCCCCAGGGGGGAGCACCCCATCTCGGTCTGCACCGGCACCGCCTGTTACGTGCGGGGTGCGGAGAAAGTGCTGGAGGAGTTCAAGAAGGAACTCAACATTAAGGTGGGTGAGACCACGCCCGACGGGCGCTTTTCAATCAACTGCCTGCGCTGCGTGGGGGCCTGCGGACTGGCTCCGGTGGTGTTGGTAGGGGAGAAGGTATATGGCCGTGTCTCACCCGACGGGGTGAAGGCAATCCTGGCTGAGTACAACAAGTAA
- a CDS encoding ATP-binding protein: MVTLAMHMIDIVQNAIRAQAHMITITLDERDDESLLLFRVEDNGSGMGPETLERVTDSFFTTRTTRRVGLGIPFLKMTCEQTGGTLRVSSAEGEGTTVEALYRTDNPDCLPLGDLEGSLVLLVMANPTIRFRFIYRVGEEAFSFDSGELREQGINLQHPQMMAPVKDYIRENLKELWRYRDPASYLC; the protein is encoded by the coding sequence ATGGTAACACTGGCAATGCATATGATCGATATCGTGCAGAATGCCATAAGGGCGCAGGCACATATGATCACGATCACGCTGGATGAACGGGATGATGAGTCGTTGCTTCTGTTCAGGGTGGAAGATAACGGCAGCGGCATGGGTCCGGAGACCCTGGAGCGTGTCACTGACTCTTTTTTTACCACCCGTACCACGCGGAGGGTGGGACTGGGAATCCCCTTCCTGAAGATGACTTGTGAGCAGACGGGTGGCACTCTCCGCGTCTCGTCGGCAGAGGGAGAGGGGACAACGGTTGAAGCACTTTATCGCACCGATAATCCTGACTGTCTGCCCCTGGGTGACCTGGAGGGGTCGTTGGTGCTATTGGTGATGGCCAATCCCACCATTCGCTTTCGCTTCATCTACCGGGTGGGGGAGGAGGCGTTCTCCTTCGACAGCGGTGAACTGCGGGAGCAGGGGATTAATCTGCAGCACCCGCAGATGATGGCACCGGTGAAAGATTATATAAGGGAGAATCTGAAGGAGCTCTGGCGGTATCGTGACCCGGCCAGCTACCTGTGCTGA